The Geotrypetes seraphini chromosome 2, aGeoSer1.1, whole genome shotgun sequence genome contains the following window.
TGTCAAATGGTAACAATCTGTAACACTATTCGCTGGGTGTCCCTATTCATTCTGTGTAAACAAAgttaaactgtaaaaaaaaataaaaaaaacaaaacaccccaaaAATCAAAAACACCCACTTAGCACAGCTCAGTATTGTATTTGAAATGTCAGGCTGAAAATCGTGCTTCATTCAGTAACAGACACTTCCAGCCAAATACCAAATCAATCCACTTTGCAATGTGCAATAATAaagcaatatttaaaaaataaaaaagtcaaaATACTGTAAACAAATTCCCTGAAAACGCATTAACAGTGCAAGAAAGTgaacgaaaaaagaaaaaagatgaacCGGTGAAATCCAGGTCTATAAAGCCTAAAAGGATAaacattgttgttgttttttttgtttttttttaaggcaaAACAGAAAAGGAGGCAAATGCATTTGATCCAATTTGCAGACTAGTGATTGTCTGAAGGAGGAGTTCTGTTTTCTAGATCACCTTAATCGCTTCCCTTGGCGGCTTGTTAGTGTCTGGCATAAGGTCTCTGTACagagaatattattatacatTTGACATTCAAAAATCCTCCTTACATATACATCACTTGTTAATTTCGTCAGTGTGTGCACTTTTTTTTCCAGCAGCTGAGAATAGAgaggggcgctgaaaagttctcagcccaaccaaccaacttcttaaattatAAGCTGTTATTTTGCTATTGTAGCTGAAaaggagtgttatcttatttccttaagtgccaatCTACATAAAggaaatgttatttattttttttttttttgacattgtttcagattaaccgattgaaccatatccacctcattctcttggttgggctgagaacttttcagcacccgctTAAGACGTTTGCTATTGTAAAGGAGACGTAGTTATAATCCACATTCTGGTAAAAGCCCTCTCCCCCCACTATAAAATTCTTATCctgaagaaggggaagggagCAATGAAATATATCATGGTAGGAAAAGGAATATTTTATAAGGACTGAGACGCAGGCAAAAACGTAAAGAATTTAAATGAACCACAAAATATAATATACagtcaaattattattattattatttttttttagtaaaaatGAATGTATAATACTGTCGCGTTGCACTTGAAAATctttcttccttccccaccaTTTAAGAATCAGGATAGATCTCTATGATTATTCACACATTATTTCCCTCCCTATGGACAGCATTTCCCTTTTCAAGTATTTCAGATTTTATTTCTTATCCATAGACGATTGTGCATAAGTTTATCGTTTTCTGAGCAGACTTGCCCTCGTGCACGGTACCGTCCAAAGGAAAGACAAAACGATGTCCTCTCAGATAATTTCTACCATTTGAGGTAGAAAGCAGCTAAACTCAATATTTGTCCTCAGGAGATAGAAGTCTGAATAAACTCTTTTTCACATAATCTGTCAGTGGATTTCTTTTCCATCCCATATCTTGGAATATACATTCCCCGAGATAAAAAGTCTGAATAAATTCTTCTTTATACCTATTCTTTGTCACATGTATTTTTCTCTTTCATATCTTGGAATGTACATTCTCCGAATATGAGTTTTGAATTTTAAGTCATTTCCCCTTAAACTGTCCCTTTACAGTTtacatttaaaaaggaaaaaaaaacaaccccaaaaccaaGGACACAAAGTATTTCAACCAGATGCAAACTCGTAAAAGGATGCTGCGCACACCAGAGATGAAGATTTTATCTTGTTAAAGGGACTTCTTCCCTCTGGTCCAAGGATACTGACGAGGCTTTGCTCAACAGAGAAGGTGTGAAAGTGAGAAAAGTATCAGTCCTGGTTGTGGGGGAACAGGTGAATTCTGATCCTGAAGGTCTTTGTGCTAATCCAGTGGAGGGACTAGTGTGGCAAGCCAAACAAGAGCAAGGGCTTCCTCCTGCGCCAAGTCCATGAGCCGGGGATGGATACAGAGAAGGGTGTCTAAAGGCACACAGCAGTTCTGGTCTTGGATACGGATGTGAAAGCACCCTAAAAGTATCCAGTGGTCTTAGTGGGCTACTAAACGGAGCGGCAGCTGAAGCCGAGGCGGTTCCGATGCCCATGTGAGAGTAGTAAGGAAGGGGCAAGTGGGATGGGAAAGGATACGGGAGGTTGCCAGTAGCTGCTGCGTGACTCATCATGTAAGTATAAAAGGCAGGATCAGCAGGATGGGGCCAGGTCATCGCCAGCCGCTGTCTCTTGTCCTTCATCCTACGGTTCTGGAACCACACCTGACAAAAGACAGAGGAGAAAGAAGATTCCATTAACCCCCGCAGATTAAACAGCCATAAATACCAGCGTGGAACACACTGAATTACGCAGGTATTCTGATGGCGCAGACTCTCTAGGTTGAGAAAGTTGCCATCTACGATATCAAATGGTTTTATGACCTAGAACATCACTCTCTTTTTCCTTAGATTCACACAGAAGAATCTATAATGCGCTTGGTTTGAGATTCCCCTCATTGAAACATAAAACACCAATGCAAAGTATAAAGAATTCTTATCTGGGCAGGGTCTACATAACATGCAGGTATATTTGCTACAAGAAAAgtcttgaaataataataataataaaaaaaaaggtcagaGTTGAGCAACATTTGTTCTCTACTATTCCGTCATTGGATTTACCTTCCACGTGCCCTATGCTTGAGGATGTAGGCTTAAAATAAAGCTAGATGAAACAGTAGTTCTAGAAATATGGAACCGTTAGCTAATCAGATAAGGAAGTTAGCATATGccaatttatgtatttatataccgcaatgccTGGTGGATATGCCACTTGACTACTTCTGAGAAGAGCCCAAACAGCTTAGCCTACGCAGACAGAACACATGAAGCTGGGGTTGTACCTTGATGGTGGTTTCGGGCAGGTTCAAGGCGGCGGCTAACTCACACCTCCGAGGCCTGGACACGTAGTTCTCCCGGTAGAACTCCTTCTCCAGTCGGGCGATCTGCTCACGGGTGAAGGCGGTCCGGTAGCGGCGCATCTGGTCCCCGGCGCAGGCCAACGAGCCCTGGGAGCCGGCGCCGCTCTTGGGGAGCTCCGCTGCGCTCAGGGGGCTACCAGCCATGGCCTCCGAGCACTGCCCTGCACACCACACACAGGCACGTTACACGGCCGTCACGTAGGACGTTATCTGTACAGGTCTATAGGTATTAGGAAGGCATTTTGCACATGCATTTTAGTCATAACTGGTGCACATCAAATAGGCAGCTCACTTTGAGCCCCACGCTCAGCAACCCTGCTCTCTGGGCCTTGCTCCTTGACACACGTCACCTTGAAACATTCTTGGCAGGCAAGGGGCATTTATCATCAACATTTACATCACTTCCTTATACCCCTGCATGCAGATAATATCTATAATCTATGTACACTTAGAATAAATGTGTGCAAAATCATACCCTCGCATTTTTCTTTTCGTACAGGTAGAGATAAGCAATGGTACAATACTTCTATCTATGAAATAAGacaatgtttattttttttaccccAATAGCCCAGTGCTCTCTTTTCAGATATTCAGCATCAAGCATCAAAATCTAGTTCCTTTACCCCTAACCTCTAAAGGTCAACCACCTCTGTGttgtggtgggagggaggtgtggaTATGGGTGCACACACAAAcagaaaccccccctcccacacatacacacacacacaccaatccCAAAACTCACTGTCTCCCTTTCACCCTGCTTCTTCGCACCCTGTATCCCCCACATCAGATGCCCTGAGAGGACCTGAATTCTACACCTTTATGTTCCCTAAAAAGGGTCCAGCTATTGGGTGGTCAATCCAAGCAGAAGGAAAATGTGTCCATTACTTTACCTTTGGTCCGGAATTCTTTTCCGTTTCAGGGTCAATAGGTGTTTTCATTCCAATCAAGtgcttttgttgttgtttttaaagaGGTGCTTATGAAAAACTTGTTTCCTATCATACCGTACTTTTATGAAAGCCATAAAATTCTAGTATAAATGGGTGTACTAGTTAAGTAatgggctttttttaaaaaaacatattttcctctaagaaaataagaatttggTGGAGTTTACCTTTTAATGATTTCGATATCATTCTGCACAATGACAGTCGCACAAAACACGCACACACTTCAAAATAAAAAGCACTAAATTAATTTCATAAAATAGAACATCGATGGAACCTTAAGACTCCCCAGATGAGCTTTTTCAATTTGATAACTTTCTAGAGTTCTGATACATTCTTTAGTGATTTCCCTCAGCCTCATATTTACCATGTTTGTCCAAACCTTCTGAATTGGGCCCGAAGAGGTGGAACCAACTAACCAACTTAATTGACTCTCCTGAACTTCCAACTTTTGGAAACaagataagagagagagagagagagagatctgagGGAAAGAGGAGGGGAGTTGAATTAAAGGCCTGCATTCTGCATTTTCTTTCAAATGCACCCAAATTTGATTGTGCCCGAGACCAAAGTCTGTTAGAGGGTTGGGACCATTTCCGAGCTGGCGCCACTGAGGCATGGAAGTGACAGGGTAATTTGGGGCTTTTTTAACCAACATGCAAACAGGATCCAGCGGTGCACCTTGACGGCCGGGTGTCCGCGGCTGCGATTTTACGCTCCCTTATAATTACTTCCGTGCTCATCTAGCTTGATTCAGCCGGAAAACAATTCCTTGCCAGGGAGACTCGGAGAGAAATCTTTGATCctacaatccccctcccccaatacacaTACACATAAGTGGCGTGCCTTTAAAATACACTG
Protein-coding sequences here:
- the EVX1 gene encoding LOW QUALITY PROTEIN: homeobox even-skipped homolog protein 1 (The sequence of the model RefSeq protein was modified relative to this genomic sequence to represent the inferred CDS: substituted 1 base at 1 genomic stop codon); protein product: MAHNATSGISHAYSDIRHCKAPMECHFLPRPSCRLLGAPLTIRSGPPFIFRVADVSIYPLAIDEWRQQWYRSDDCTIKDDSLERRGQWXSLPEPVRRSGASASPRQVWLWPAAMETRKQMVLFLEGSQLGTLVGKRAANLSEAVGSPAPEPQDQSIPATCLSPRSGALRCREEAGALTGTGQESRSAAALPSSCQQPPSAKEQSDSDTESDFYEEIEVSCTPDCAPGSVDYQHNKGQCSEAMAGSPLSAAELPKSGAGSQGSLACAGDQMRRYRTAFTREQIARLEKEFYRENYVSRPRRCELAAALNLPETTIKVWFQNRRMKDKRQRLAMTWPHPADPAFYTYMMSHAAATGNLPYPFPSHLPLPYYSHMGIGTASASAAAPFSSPLRPLDTFRVLSHPYPRPELLCAFRHPSLYPSPAHGLGAGGSPCSCLACHTSPSTGLAQRPSGSEFTCSPTTRTDTFLTFTPSLLSKASSVSLDQREEVPLTR